A genomic stretch from Penicillium digitatum chromosome 4, complete sequence includes:
- a CDS encoding transmembrane protein 66: MHTLPKLAITALLLISPATCISNPKPPGKDAILLSNVQTLTLRAHRMTNSRRVSPIPQLSCAGPSKQTCKLYQPEVMRCTNQGYDYDIEDVQWTCTADLPTEFKLGATDVICEGYRNADDTWVLKGSCGVEYRLLLTEAGEKRFGKRGGDAEWDWSNMNRSGNGFQKIMVVLGDLIFFGFIAAVFFMILWPMLAQCFGRGNRRGRGAGPAPGWGGFWGGGGGGGGGGGGGGDGGNGPPPPYSNFDPYKNAARQQGWTPGFWTGMLGGAAAGYHMGRRADSGSRGGMPMGRYGGYDPGEGSSRSHSPPQFSSTAASTGFGSTRRR, from the coding sequence ATGCACACTCTCCCCAAGCTAGCAATCACAGCCCTACTCCTCATCTCACCAGCAACATGCATCTCAAACCCCAAACCGCCAGGCAAAGACGCAATCCTACTATCAAACGTTCAAACCCTAACACTCCGCGCCCACCGCATGACCAACTCACGGCGCGTCTCGCCAATCCCCCAACTTAGCTGCGCAGGCCCATCAAAACAAACGTGCAAACTATATCAACCCGAAGTAATGCGCTGCACAAACCAAGGCTATGACTACGACATCGAAGACGTGCAGTGGACATGCACCGCAGACCTGCCGACAGAGTTCAAGCTCGGCGCAACAGATGTCATCTGCGAGGGATACCGGAATGCCGATGACACGTGGGTGTTGAAGGGGAGTTGTGGTGTTGAGTATCGGCTGCTCTTGACCGAGGCTGGGGAGAAGAGGTTTGGGAAGAGAGGTGGTGATGCGGAGTGGGATTGGTCAAACATGAACCGGTCCGGGAACGGGTTTCAAAAGATCATGGTTGTGCTTGGAGATTTGATTTTCTTTGGGTTCATTGCTGCCGTTTTCTTTATGATCCTCTGGCCTATGCTAGCGCAATGTTTCGGGCGGGGGAATCGGCGAGGTAGGGGTGCAGGCCCGGCACCGGGGTGGGGTGGGTTCtggggaggaggaggtggtggtggtggtggtggtggtggtggaggtgaTGGTGGAAATGGTCCTCCGCCTCCGTATAGCAACTTTGATCCTTACAAAAATGCTGCTCGCCAGCAGGGGTGGACGCCGGGTTTCTGGACTGGTATGCTAGGCGGTGCTGCGGCTGGTTATCACATGGGGAGACGGGCTGATAGTGGATCGCGCGGCGGAATGCCAATGGGGAGATATGGTGGATATGACCCGGGGGAAGGCAGCTCGCGCTCGCACTCGCCGCCGCAGTTTTCGTCTACGGCTGCCAGTACTGGTTTCGGGTCGACGAGGCGTAGGTGA